A genomic region of Staphylococcus roterodami contains the following coding sequences:
- the harA gene encoding haptoglobin-binding heme uptake protein HarA, whose translation MNKHQSKLRSNYSIRKSTLGVASVIVSTLFIVTSHNHAQAAENASPKDNVVEKQNNAGDSKPSNDATQPQGSSNQNQSANQAANTSNTYPAPDQSLKEAIKNPAIVNKEHDIGPKEQVNFQLLDENNETQYYHFFSIKNPADVYYTKKKAEVELDINTASTWKKFEVYENNKKLPVKLVSYSPEPEDHAFIRFPVTDGTQELKIVSSTQIDDQDETNYDYTKLLFAKPIYNDPSLVIDDTDDSQPTENQTNNGTNTNTASQNEASSNNSQNQPQPTTNASQPTPTDSTTNSSNPVQPEESSVTDKPSNQEGHKTNENANGTSEVSTDNHSETNKQTVASDNPSNDNKQYPPADESLQDAIKNPAIIDKEHTADNWRPIDFQMKNDKGERQFYHYASTVEPAKVIFTETQPEIELGLKTASTWKKFEIYEGDKKLPVELVSYDSDKDYAYIRFPVSVGTREVKIVSSIEYGENFHEDYDYTLMVFSQPITNNPNDYTDEENYNLQKMLAPYHKAKTLERQVYELEKLQEKLPEKYKQEYKKKLDETKVELDNQVKSAITEFENVKPTNDQLTDIQEANFVVFESEENNESVMDGFVEHPFYTATLNGQKYVVMKTKDDSYWKDLIVEGKRVVTVSKDTSKNSRTLIFPYVPGKAVYNAIVKVVVANIGYEGQYHVRIINRDIKTNDDDTSENNSNEPQNGQSAQEDKVTATNTATNNSTTTSPKDAKTDNADVIEAESDIVKGADSSVNKDGQHGVDNSSNMENKNHFDKYDLKEMEDQIVKDTNSSVNKDVENSVGMTSNSNTDKNADHKDSKVMKLAHVADNNTGKDAKIDAMKDSIISVDKVANNKSTEYMTSKVHKNVDKPMKSNNKTGASSKDNKHSQPKMLPKTGETTSSQSWWGFYALLGMLALFIPKSRKESK comes from the coding sequence ATGAACAAACATCAATCCAAATTAAGGTCAAATTATTCTATTAGAAAGTCAACTTTAGGCGTCGCTTCAGTCATTGTGAGTACGCTGTTTATAGTTACTTCTCACAATCATGCGCAAGCAGCAGAAAATGCTAGTCCTAAAGATAATGTAGTTGAAAAACAAAATAATGCGGGTGATTCAAAACCTTCAAATGATGCCACACAACCACAAGGAAGCTCAAACCAAAATCAATCTGCTAACCAAGCGGCAAACACTTCAAATACATATCCGGCACCAGATCAATCTCTTAAAGAAGCAATTAAAAATCCAGCTATTGTAAACAAAGAACATGATATAGGTCCAAAGGAACAAGTTAATTTTCAGTTATTAGATGAAAATAACGAAACGCAATATTATCACTTTTTCAGTATAAAAAATCCAGCAGATGTTTATTACACTAAAAAGAAAGCCGAAGTTGAATTGGATATTAATACAGCTTCGACTTGGAAAAAGTTTGAAGTATATGAAAATAATAAAAAACTTCCTGTAAAGCTTGTATCGTATAGTCCTGAACCAGAAGATCATGCATTTATTCGTTTTCCAGTTACAGATGGTACTCAAGAGCTTAAAATAGTATCTTCGACACAAATTGATGATCAAGATGAAACCAATTATGATTACACAAAATTATTATTTGCTAAACCTATTTACAATGATCCATCACTTGTAATTGATGATACAGATGATTCACAACCAACTGAGAATCAAACAAATAATGGAACAAACACTAATACTGCTAGTCAAAACGAAGCATCTAGTAATAATTCTCAGAATCAACCTCAGCCAACAACAAATGCTAGTCAACCAACACCGACTGATTCAACAACGAACTCAAGTAATCCTGTACAACCAGAGGAATCATCGGTTACAGATAAACCATCTAACCAAGAAGGTCATAAGACAAATGAAAATGCAAATGGAACTAGTGAGGTATCGACAGATAACCATTCAGAAACAAATAAACAAACAGTAGCATCAGATAATCCATCAAATGATAATAAACAATATCCACCAGCTGATGAATCACTTCAAGACGCAATTAAAAATCCAGCTATTATAGATAAAGAGCATACAGCAGATAATTGGCGCCCAATTGATTTCCAAATGAAAAATGATAAAGGTGAAAGACAGTTTTATCACTATGCTAGTACTGTAGAACCTGCAAAAGTCATTTTTACTGAAACACAACCTGAAATTGAATTAGGATTAAAAACAGCTTCAACATGGAAGAAATTTGAAATTTATGAAGGTGATAAAAAGTTACCAGTAGAATTAGTGTCATATGACTCTGACAAAGATTATGCCTATATTCGTTTCCCAGTTTCTGTTGGTACGAGAGAAGTTAAAATCGTGTCATCTATTGAATATGGTGAGAACTTCCATGAAGATTATGATTACACTTTAATGGTATTTTCACAACCCATTACAAATAATCCGAACGACTATACAGATGAAGAAAACTATAATTTACAAAAAATGTTAGCGCCATATCATAAAGCTAAGACTCTAGAGAGACAAGTATATGAGTTAGAAAAACTACAAGAAAAATTACCGGAAAAATATAAACAAGAATATAAAAAGAAACTAGATGAAACTAAGGTTGAATTAGATAATCAAGTTAAATCAGCAATAACAGAATTTGAAAATGTAAAACCTACAAACGATCAATTAACAGATATTCAGGAAGCAAATTTTGTTGTTTTTGAAAGCGAAGAAAATAATGAGTCTGTTATGGATGGCTTTGTTGAACATCCATTTTATACTGCAACTTTAAATGGTCAAAAATATGTAGTAATGAAAACAAAAGATGACAGTTATTGGAAAGATTTAATTGTTGAAGGTAAACGTGTTGTTACTGTTTCTAAAGACACATCTAAAAATTCTAGAACGTTAATTTTCCCATATGTACCTGGTAAAGCAGTTTACAATGCGATTGTTAAAGTAGTAGTGGCAAACATTGGTTATGAAGGACAATACCACGTAAGAATTATTAATCGAGATATCAAGACAAATGATGATGACACATCTGAAAATAACTCGAATGAACCTCAAAATGGACAATCAGCACAAGAAGATAAGGTGACTGCAACGAATACAGCTACAAATAATAGCACTACAACAAGTCCAAAGGATGCAAAAACTGATAATGCAGATGTTATAGAAGCTGAGTCTGACATCGTCAAAGGTGCTGATAGTAGTGTTAACAAAGATGGACAGCATGGTGTTGATAATTCATCAAATATGGAGAATAAAAATCACTTCGATAAATATGATCTCAAAGAAATGGAAGATCAAATTGTTAAAGACACTAATAGTAGCGTAAATAAAGATGTTGAGAATAGTGTTGGCATGACATCGAATAGCAATACTGATAAAAATGCGGATCATAAAGATAGCAAAGTCATGAAACTTGCTCATGTTGCAGATAATAATACTGGAAAAGATGCAAAGATTGACGCAATGAAAGATAGCATAATTAGTGTTGATAAAGTTGCTAACAACAAATCAACTGAATATATGACAAGTAAGGTTCACAAAAATGTAGATAAACCAATGAAATCAAATAATAAGACTGGCGCATCATCGAAAGATAACAAACATAGTCAACCTAAAATGCTACCAAAAACAGGAGAAACAACTTCAAGCCAATCATGGTGGGGCTTTTATGCACTATTAGGAATGTTAGCTTTATTCATTCCTAAATCTAGAAAAGAATCAAAATAA